The Treponema primitia ZAS-1 genome includes a region encoding these proteins:
- a CDS encoding helix-turn-helix domain-containing protein: protein MAEEKGEIAARVRVLREIEGISAEALVKELGFNLSEYRSWESGEVEFPVGSLVEIAGRFGVDLTELVLGAPSRLKTYCLTRAAQGPEVIRRPMYTYWNLAYNFHHKKGEPFLVEANADTELKALNLNTHPGQEFDYVLEGRLLISIGGHEMELGPGDSVYYDSNEPHGMKAIGGKRARFLAMVL, encoded by the coding sequence ATGGCGGAAGAGAAGGGAGAAATCGCTGCCCGTGTACGGGTGCTGCGGGAAATTGAAGGTATTTCGGCGGAAGCTCTGGTTAAAGAACTGGGCTTTAACCTTAGCGAGTACCGGAGTTGGGAGTCCGGGGAAGTGGAATTCCCCGTGGGCTCCTTGGTAGAAATAGCCGGCCGTTTTGGGGTTGACCTGACAGAATTAGTGTTGGGCGCCCCTTCCCGGCTTAAAACCTACTGTCTTACCCGCGCAGCCCAGGGGCCGGAAGTTATACGCCGCCCCATGTACACTTACTGGAATCTGGCCTACAATTTTCACCATAAAAAAGGGGAGCCCTTTTTGGTGGAGGCCAATGCGGATACGGAACTGAAAGCCCTGAACCTCAATACCCACCCGGGCCAGGAATTTGACTATGTCCTGGAGGGTCGTCTTTTAATTTCCATCGGAGGCCATGAAATGGAACTTGGCCCCGGGGATAGTGTTTATTACGATTCCAACGAGCCCCATGGCATGAAAGCTATTGGGGGAAAACGGGCCCGGTTTCTTGCCATGGTCCTTTAG